The segment CTCTTGATTCTGATGCTAGTTTTCCTCTTTAAAATGTTACGGCTTCCAGGTCATTACAAGATATGCTTCTAGCTGCATAAGAGTAAAGGTTCTGCATTTTGGAATTAAAATTTCAGTGGTAGATCTGTTTATTCCAATATTATGAGAATGTTCTGTTTATTCCAGTCTTTGAGATTGTTTTCCAGTTGTTGTAATGTGGGATGTACGTGCCTTGTGGTTAGCATGTTCGGTAGACTCTTTGCATTGTTCAGTAGCTTGATGATGTTGGCGTCATGGAACCCAAATGCAttctttcttatttcttttttcttttgagagaggGCGAGCGTGTTCATAATTGCAAATGGGAAGCATCGAAACTTCTGCGGAGAGTTGCCATGGAGCATAAAAAACCAATGTGGTGCAATGTTTCTTGACTGTTGCATTGTGGCGGAAAAGGTTTACTGCAGCAAGGCAAGAAGGTACGTAGATCGTTAGTCATATTTTTTCAAAGTGGAATTTCAATCAAGATAGATCTGTTGTGAGTGCTTGTTTATATGTAGATAAAACAATGTAATCATCGTAAATTACCATGACTGGGTATTCGGCGGTTGTTGAGTGCTGGGTTGGGATCATGTAGTGCTAGATTAATAGGTCTGCAGGAACGCGAAGGAAGTGCATGGGGTTTGGCCTGGTAAAAAGagagatgattcaagaagcatgAAAACCTATAAAGTGGatgcaaacttttttttttttctctctgtgGGTGGAATGCAAATACGATTTTTTAAATTTGCAGAATCCTCTTGTAGCTGCAATATGACAAAGATTATGATAAACTCTGAAATAAGAATTTGAAAGCGTGACAAGCAGAACCTACCACTTTTctcaattaacaaaaaaaatggaaaaattttctatttttgagcATCCACGATTAAGGTGATAGAAGGTGGCAAGTGGCTAAGGATCGGAAAGGTAATGGAGAAGGTACTTAAGAAAATGACCAGGTTCAGTTGGTTGATGAAATGAGTCTCCGGGTTTGAAGTGCGACAGCTTAAAAAGAGCTGCAGAGTTGATGGTTGAACACGAAATGAATTATTGTCTGCTATGACACAGTCAGAACAGGCAACATTATGTTTAATTCTCCAGCCAATCTCTAACCATAGGAGATGTGATCCCTGATGGAAACTTGATTAGTTTCAGTGCCATTAAAGCATCATGACAGCAGAACACTGGAATTAACCTAGGCAATTGTCTCTGCAAGCCACTAAGACAGCCCTCTCCACAAAGAGTAGGCTTCCTTTGAATATCTGCAATAGCAAACCAACCAATAGAGATAACAAGGGGTACTTGGTGCCTTATCAAAATGAAGAGGAAGAATAATAAGAAGAGGAAATTTGTGCAACCATAAACCTGGTAGGGTAAGGTATACCTATGTACCGAAATAGCTCTCAaactatttttctcaattttcatcTTGATACGTCTCGGTACAGACTGGTATgtattttggtttatctcagtACATGTCGGTATGGATAGTATGGGGATTGTACAAACTTGATGGTGTGTTTCATAccagtacggtacggtatgcacCATATCAGGTGGCATAGAGCGGTACAGGAGACAATTATCATAGGAATCATATGTTAAAAGAGTCACAACTCAAGCAATATCCGCTTCAAGGAGATCCACTATATTCTGAAAGATGATGTTTCCATTTAAAAGACAAAGACACCCTTCAGCTTGAAGATACTGAGCTTTTCAACCTTTCCCATACCTTTGGCCCTTCAGAATGGAGATCTACGAAGTATTTTACAAATCGTGCATCAGAGCATGCAAGAATGGTGCTCAAGGCCACTGTGGACCTAATTATCTTCCTGTTTTTGGTAGGTATCACTACTCCTTGCTCCTTAAGCCAATTGTACATTGAAAACCTCAGCTTTATCTTATCCGTATTGTAGCACAGGAATGTCGGAAAAGCCGCAAGTGACTCCAGAGAATAATCCAAATGGTTTAGAAGATAATCAATCTTCTTCTCGATTATGTCTGTGGATTGATTTAGTATTGAAGGAACTAATTTGATCATGTCTGAAACTGTGTGGTAGTCGAACCCAGCATTCACTAAGCAGTCAAATCTTTCCTGCAGTTGGTCTCCTCTGCCTCGGAACTTGCACAGTGCTTTTGCCATCTCATCTGAGTTCTCAACAAACCCAAGtttcaataagaaattggtctTCTCCTGCAGAAAAGTTCCATCCACTCTAGGTAAATTTACAATTCCGACCTTCTTTCTAGAAGCCAAATTACTGAACTGACTTGGATCCTCCTTAATTATTTCACACAACTTTTCAGGGGATATCTTTAAGCTTCCCAGTACAACTTTAGGCCTCTTACAAGAACAGGAACCTAAAACTTGAGCATGAGAAGCCACTATCCTTGCAATGTCCTCTGTTTCCATCCCAATGTCAGCTAAAAATTGCACAGACTTCCACAAATTCTTTGTGAAATTTCCAATCAGAATTCGAGGGTACTGCACGAATAAAGTTAAAATATCATTCATCTTAAGACCCAACTTCAACAACATTGCAACTAGTATATAAATCTTCTTTCCagaatcatcaaaaataaaTCTGGGGTGTTCTTTAATTAGCCTAGccaaaattttcttgttacagcCCATTCTATCAAGAAAATTCAGCATTTCAAGTATACGACTCCAATTGTACATGCTCTTGTCTGATAAACATCCTCTGATCCAATCCAGCTCAACCCCTAAACTTTTCAATTTCTCAAGAACTCGAAGAAATTCAACATTTACATCACCAATTAAGAGTTCTGGACAGCATGTAACCAACTTGATAATGGTGGGTTTGGTCAGGCCAAGTTTCTCATAAGCTTGAAGCTTTGATAGTAAGATACCGTAACCATATCTAAACATCTCAGTCCCTTCCTTGTACATCTTGCCAATCTTGCTACGAGGAACTCCATAATTGCAAAGACCATGGTAATTGTTAAGCAAGACATCATCATCACTAAGAAACATTAGATTCCGGGGAAGAAGGGGATACAACTCCGATGGTTTCAACCCCAAACTCTCGAAGAATGGTTCAAACTCATTGATAGGATGGTAGCGAAGAAACCTTGTAAGTGACCGTCCGACATCAGGCTCATTCTCAACTTTTGCAATCAGATTCTGGAGAAATACTGGGGAATTTTTGCTCATGTGTTCAGCATCAGTGAAATGCAAGCTCCTGGTACCGTGAAGGTATTCAAAGAGAGCATTTTGGGCATCAATTCGATCCATTCGAGAGATTCGGGATGCAGCGTGACCATCAGGCAATGGCTTTCCATCCATGACCGTAACATGGACATCAGCGCATGCAGCTTGCGTAGTAGAGAAGGATCGGTTCCACTGCTGATTTAAAAATCTGCTGACATTCGAAACATTCGGAGTGTGGGCAGGCAAAATACTGCAACTATtccaccttcttccaaaatcaaaCAATCCTATGCTCTGAAATTCAGCTCGTGaatccaaaagaaaagggcttttCTGTGAGTGAAACAATGGGTGTTTCTGGATATAGAGAGACGCAGCTGGGGTGCCTGAAATACTGTGGAAATTTCGATTTTTCTGCAACAGGGGGGGTGGGCAATTCTGAAAACCAAAAACTTCCCCAGAAACAGCTGGAAAAATCATAGCACTGCTCGCTTGGGTCACCATTTTAGAAGCACCGATACATTGAAGAAATCGGAGGCTTATCATGACTAGAAGCAGAGGGCACACGAAGGGAGAAAGATTCTAACAGCAAATTGAATCCATATCTAGCTTTTCTACACAATTAAATCAGCAATCTCGATTTCTCTCAAACCAATCTATCGATCTAAGTTCGTGTGCTTACCTCGGATTCAACAGGAACTCGGACTTCTCAGCTGGCCGTTAAAGCTTTGAGACTCGTCGATTTAGAGGAGACCGCCATTAGAGCGGGGGCGCAATCTTCGGTGGGCAAAACCCTAGCCATTTCGGAGGTTTTGACGCGAGGACCCGTGGTAGAGTTACCAAACAGGGTCCCTATACGGGGGAACAACCAAAACTATAAGATCAAAGCCGTCCAATTTCTCGGTCCGTGCTAAATTGGACGGTTGAGATTGAAATTTCTAAATAACGAACAAACCTCTAAAAGACCGCTTGCTGCCCAGAAGCCCTCGTCTCGGAGCTCCTCTCATCGCTACCCCGTAGACAGGGCAAAGATGCGGGCTTTCGTCCACGGGAGAGAGACGGCAGACCGCCGGagacccttcgagccgtggagAAGAGAGCCCCAAAGGCTCGGCACCTGAGGTAACTGTAGTTTCTCATAGATTTCACCACTTGGAACTCGATTTGGATCGCTTTTCCCCATTTTTTTTGGGATATAGACATGGCCCATTTGTGGAAGCTCCAGAAACCATCGCCTCTCCAATGGATTTCTCGTGTTGGTCAGGAGGAAGTCGTGCGATTAATCAACAACCCAACTTTTAACGGTAGGAATGCTCTTTGCTGTGCTAAAATTCCAAATCTTCCCCCAAGAAGAGGATTTTGTTCTAAAGAATCCCACATTACCAAGTCGGCATCTGTGGGAAGTCAGCTTGGATCACTGAAAAGTTCGTGTTTTCATCATCGGATGACTCTTTGCTGGGTAAAAACATCATCTTTGGTCCATATTAGAGGCTTTTGTACTGATAAAACTCCAAAAGACTTGCAAGCTATTTCTCGAAGCCCTCGTGTGGTTGCGGAAGCTCAGGCAGCTCTCGTGGACTACCTTCACTCCACAAGAGGCTTGCAGTTCCCCGATGCAGAGCAGATGAGCAAGCACTCCCCCAACTTTCTTGCAAAGCTTCTGAAAAAGGTAGAGAATGAGGAAGACACAGCAAGGGCATTAACCCGGTTCTTTCGCTACCACCCCATCAATGAATTCGAGCCATTCTTCGAGGGCATGGGCCTGAAGCCTAGCGAGTTCAATTCGTTTTTACCCCGGGATTTAATGTTTCTTTCTGATAATGAAAAAATGCTTGAGAATTATCATGTTTTGTGTAATTATGGCATTGCTCGTGGCAAGATTGGAAAGATATACAAGGAGGCTACTGAAATTTTCAGCTACGAACCTGGCATTTTGGGTTCAAAGCTTCAGGCTTATGAGGGACTGGGTCTGAGTAAGACTAGCATTATTAAGATTGTTGCTTCAAGCCCAATACTTTTGGTTGGGGATGTTAACAGGAAGTTTGTTAAGGTGCTAGAATGGTTGGAGGACATCGGGATACAGCTTGACTGGATTTGGGGGATTTTGTCAGAAAAGAATTCATATGACTGGAGCAGAATGCTTGTAATTTTGCAGTATTTCACTGAACTGGGATTTACTAATCAAGAATTTGGGGCTTTGATCAGAAAACATCCAGATTTTTTGCTGGATGGTTCAGGAAAGATGGTGTTATTGGTCTCTGGCTTGCTGTTGAAATTGGGAGGGACAAAAAAAGAATTATTTGGCCTGTTCTCTCAGTTCCCAGACGTTCAAATTGGGAGTTTCATGAAAAACATGCGGCGGGGTCTGATATTTCTAATTGAGATTGAAATGGACCCTGGGGATATTCAAAGGCTTTTGCTTACTCATACAGAAGTGTTTGGTTCGTATTCTTTGAAGAAAGCCAACAGCATTCTTACCTATCTGAATGTCGGGAGGAAGCGCTTGTGTAGAATTATAAAGGATGACCCACATCAATTGAAGAAATATGTATTAGGGTTGAAGCTCAATCGTCTACCAAACTCTGGCGAGAGTGAAAAATCGCTTGGGGAGAAGAAAAAGTTTTTATTGCGTCTGGGGTTTGTTGAGAAGTCAAAAGAGATGGAGAAGGCACTAAAGGTGTTCCGTGGCAAAGGTTCTGAACTTCAAGATCGCTATGATTTTTTGGTGAAAACTGGACTGGACCCGAATGATGTGTCGAATATGATTAAACTGGCTCCACAAATCCTCAACCAGAAAATAGATGTTCTCCAGAGCAAGATTGACTTTCTAGTGAATAATTTGGGTTATCCATTAAGTTCACTAATAGCATTCCCTGCATATATGTCATACACTGTTGAAAGGGTCAAATTGAGGTTCTTGATGTACACTTGGCTCAGGGATAGAGGAAAAGCCAGGCCATCATTAGCACTAAGCAGTTTCCTTGCATGTTCTGATAAAATATTTGCAAAAAGGTATGTAAATCATCACCCAGAGGGTCCTGTAGTTTGGGAAAACTTCAAGAAGGCATTATCTTCAAGCTAACTAATATCTTCATACTTGTATTCTACCTGCCTTTATTCACTTAACAATGGATTTAACATCTTTACTGCAAAAAAGTGTCTTCTGTGCTTGAAATCCAGGAACCCACTAACCAAATGAAGTAACTATTTTTCCTTGAACTGTGTCATGATTGAACATTTAGCAGCCATGCAAACTCTATTGCAAACTTATTAGTTTTATCCTTATATACCATCTCGTTTTTTGGAGAAGGTATAACTATACTTCGGTAGAACATTTCAGTCTTTATAAAATAGTGAAAAATAACAGAAGACTGTTGTGGAAGGTTGTGGTTAACTGTACATCTTCTGGAGATTTTGAAAATATTTGACCATATTACTGGCCTGATAAAGTGTTGTGCTCTGCAAAAATATTTGAGAGACCTTTCCTCTGCACCAAACCATATCTCAGTTGGTCATGGGTGTTTTAAATTTCAATCAAACTGTTAATCTTGGACACCACCCATGTTTGTGCATGCACATCAACTTGTTCTTGTTGTCAGGACACTTTAAAGTATCTGCTTGGTTGGCACGACCAGTATATTAATGTAAAGAGTATCAGTTACTCCTCAACAAGATTGATTGTCCTCCTTGTCACATTCCAGTCCTTCCAGAAACTGGATTTTATTTGTCAAGTCATATTTTTTGGGTAAAATTATCATGGCAATTTAAGAACTCATTCCCTCCTTTTCTGTTCttgtaaaagaaacaaaaaggacTTGTAATTCCTGTCACAACACACTTGTCTTTTTTATTGTTCTGGAAGACACAGAACACACTGACACGACAAGTTCTCTTTCAGAAAGCAAGGCGTTTGGGGTATACAGATTGATAATCTATATTGTGtgattgctttcttttcttGGAAGCTTTGCATGTTTTGTACCCTTGAAGGATGTCATATTTTGTGCACCAGGACTTACCTCCAGCTATGACTGTTTCTTGACTGTTTCAATGGGAGCAGGCACTCAAATTTCCATTTATTCCATGGTTTAGTGCCAAATGGTTTTTGTCTAACAAGATCTCATGGCAACTCGCATCTAGCATGCAAGTTTGATAGATGAGGCAATTTGGCTTTGGTTTTTGTTGTATATCGGTGTTTGTTAGGAACCAGGTAGCTCACCTACAGATATACCTGCTTCCATTAGACTTCTGGGCTCCAAGTACTCTGTCATATTCATATCATCTATGATTAACGAATAATAACATAGGCATCATTGAAACAACATGAAGCTGTTTCAGTTTCCAACTTCCATGATGGCGCTTATACAGAGGGTCATGGGCATCTGAATGCTTCAGAAGAGAATCGACAAAATCATCACCGGATCAAAGTTTATCTGGGCAATTTGGAGCTGGTTTTGAATTGCATGTCTGGTGCAGCAGTTTGTGGCAGAAGAACATATTAGCAACTTTGTTTACCATTTGTTTTAGGTCTTTTGTA is part of the Phoenix dactylifera cultivar Barhee BC4 unplaced genomic scaffold, palm_55x_up_171113_PBpolish2nd_filt_p 000064F, whole genome shotgun sequence genome and harbors:
- the LOC103697211 gene encoding transcription termination factor MTEF18, mitochondrial, with translation MISLRFLQCIGASKMVTQASSAMIFPAVSGEVFGFQNCPPPLLQKNRNFHSISGTPAASLYIQKHPLFHSQKSPFLLDSRAEFQSIGLFDFGRRWNSCSILPAHTPNVSNVSRFLNQQWNRSFSTTQAACADVHVTVMDGKPLPDGHAASRISRMDRIDAQNALFEYLHGTRSLHFTDAEHMSKNSPVFLQNLIAKVENEPDVGRSLTRFLRYHPINEFEPFFESLGLKPSELYPLLPRNLMFLSDDDVLLNNYHGLCNYGVPRSKIGKMYKEGTEMFRYGYGILLSKLQAYEKLGLTKPTIIKLVTCCPELLIGDVNVEFLRVLEKLKSLGVELDWIRGCLSDKSMYNWSRILEMLNFLDRMGCNKKILARLIKEHPRFIFDDSGKKIYILVAMLLKLGLKMNDILTLFVQYPRILIGNFTKNLWKSVQFLADIGMETEDIARIVASHAQVLGSCSCKRPKVVLGSLKISPEKLCEIIKEDPSQFSNLASRKKVGIVNLPRVDGTFLQEKTNFLLKLGFVENSDEMAKALCKFRGRGDQLQERFDCLVNAGFDYHTVSDMIKLVPSILNQSTDIIEKKIDYLLNHLDYSLESLAAFPTFLCYNTDKIKLRFSMYNWLKEQGVVIPTKNRKIIRSTVALSTILACSDARFVKYFVDLHSEGPKVWERLKSSVSSS
- the LOC103697212 gene encoding transcription termination factor MTEF18, mitochondrial-like isoform X3, which produces MAHLWKLQKPSPLQWISRVGQEEVVRLINNPTFNGRNALCCAKIPNLPPRRGFCSKESHITKSASVGSQLGSLKSSCFHHRMTLCWVKTSSLVHIRGFCTDKTPKDLQAISRSPRVVAEAQAALVDYLHSTRGLQFPDAEQMSKHSPNFLAKLLKKVENEEDTARALTRFFRYHPINEFEPFFEGMGLKPSEFNSFLPRDLMFLSDNEKMLENYHVLCNYGIARGKIGKIYKEATEIFSYEPGILGSKLQAYEGLGLSKTSIIKIVASSPILLVGDVNRKFVKVLEWLEDIGIQLDWIWGILSEKNSYDWSRMLVILQYFTELGFTNQEFGALIRKHPDFLLDGSGKMVLLVSGLLLKLGGTKKELFGLFSQFPDVQIGSFMKNMRRGLIFLIEIEMDPGDIQRLLLTHTEVFGSYSLKKANSILTYLNVGRKRLCRIIKDDPHQLKKYVLGLKLNRLPNSGESEKSLGEKKKFLLRLGFVEKSKEMEKALKVFRGKGSELQDRYDFLVKTGLDPNDVSNMIKLAPQILNQKIDVLQSKIDFLVNNLGYPLSSLIAFPAYMSYTVERVKLRFLMYTWLRDRGKARPSLALSSFLACSDKIFAKRTYLQL
- the LOC103697212 gene encoding transcription termination factor MTEF18, mitochondrial-like isoform X1, translating into MAHLWKLQKPSPLQWISRVGQEEVVRLINNPTFNGRNALCCAKIPNLPPRRGFCSKESHITKSASVGSQLGSLKSSCFHHRMTLCWVKTSSLVHIRGFCTDKTPKDLQAISRSPRVVAEAQAALVDYLHSTRGLQFPDAEQMSKHSPNFLAKLLKKVENEEDTARALTRFFRYHPINEFEPFFEGMGLKPSEFNSFLPRDLMFLSDNEKMLENYHVLCNYGIARGKIGKIYKEATEIFSYEPGILGSKLQAYEGLGLSKTSIIKIVASSPILLVGDVNRKFVKVLEWLEDIGIQLDWIWGILSEKNSYDWSRMLVILQYFTELGFTNQEFGALIRKHPDFLLDGSGKMVLLVSGLLLKLGGTKKELFGLFSQFPDVQIGSFMKNMRRGLIFLIEIEMDPGDIQRLLLTHTEVFGSYSLKKANSILTYLNVGRKRLCRIIKDDPHQLKKYVLGLKLNRLPNSGESEKSLGEKKKFLLRLGFVEKSKEMEKALKVFRGKGSELQDRYDFLVKTGLDPNDVSNMIKLAPQILNQKIDVLQSKIDFLVNNLGYPLSSLIAFPAYMSYTVERVKLRFLMYTWLRDRGKARPSLALSSFLACSDKIFAKRYLTMMVCTHIWSSRQVFNRFISS
- the LOC103697212 gene encoding transcription termination factor MTEF18, mitochondrial-like isoform X2, with the translated sequence MAHLWKLQKPSPLQWISRVGQEEVVRLINNPTFNGRNALCCAKIPNLPPRRGFCSKESHITKSASVGSQLGSLKSSCFHHRMTLCWVKTSSLVHIRGFCTDKTPKDLQAISRSPRVVAEAQAALVDYLHSTRGLQFPDAEQMSKHSPNFLAKLLKKVENEEDTARALTRFFRYHPINEFEPFFEGMGLKPSEFNSFLPRDLMFLSDNEKMLENYHVLCNYGIARGKIGKIYKEATEIFSYEPGILGSKLQAYEGLGLSKTSIIKIVASSPILLVGDVNRKFVKVLEWLEDIGIQLDWIWGILSEKNSYDWSRMLVILQYFTELGFTNQEFGALIRKHPDFLLDGSGKMVLLVSGLLLKLGGTKKELFGLFSQFPDVQIGSFMKNMRRGLIFLIEIEMDPGDIQRLLLTHTEVFGSYSLKKANSILTYLNVGRKRLCRIIKDDPHQLKKYVLGLKLNRLPNSGESEKSLGEKKKFLLRLGFVEKSKEMEKALKVFRGKGSELQDRYDFLVKTGLDPNDVSNMIKLAPQILNQKIDVLQSKIDFLVNNLGYPLSSLIAFPAYMSYTVERVKLRFLMYTWLRDRGKARPSLALSSFLACSDKIFAKRWMTGRVQSS
- the LOC103697212 gene encoding transcription termination factor MTEF18, mitochondrial-like isoform X4, whose protein sequence is MTLCWVKTSSLVHIRGFCTDKTPKDLQAISRSPRVVAEAQAALVDYLHSTRGLQFPDAEQMSKHSPNFLAKLLKKVENEEDTARALTRFFRYHPINEFEPFFEGMGLKPSEFNSFLPRDLMFLSDNEKMLENYHVLCNYGIARGKIGKIYKEATEIFSYEPGILGSKLQAYEGLGLSKTSIIKIVASSPILLVGDVNRKFVKVLEWLEDIGIQLDWIWGILSEKNSYDWSRMLVILQYFTELGFTNQEFGALIRKHPDFLLDGSGKMVLLVSGLLLKLGGTKKELFGLFSQFPDVQIGSFMKNMRRGLIFLIEIEMDPGDIQRLLLTHTEVFGSYSLKKANSILTYLNVGRKRLCRIIKDDPHQLKKYVLGLKLNRLPNSGESEKSLGEKKKFLLRLGFVEKSKEMEKALKVFRGKGSELQDRYDFLVKTGLDPNDVSNMIKLAPQILNQKIDVLQSKIDFLVNNLGYPLSSLIAFPAYMSYTVERVKLRFLMYTWLRDRGKARPSLALSSFLACSDKIFAKRYLTMMVCTHIWSSRQVFNRFISS